In Candidatus Eremiobacteraceae bacterium, one genomic interval encodes:
- the rpsT gene encoding 30S ribosomal protein S20, which translates to MPNIKAAIKWTRASEKRRKRNLSAKTKLKTLVKKAGAETADAETVKTASSALDKAAARGIIHKNKAARQKSRMAKKTTKKA; encoded by the coding sequence GTGCCGAATATCAAAGCTGCGATCAAGTGGACCCGCGCGTCCGAGAAGCGCCGCAAACGCAATCTGTCGGCGAAGACAAAATTGAAGACTCTCGTCAAAAAGGCCGGCGCGGAAACCGCCGACGCCGAAACCGTGAAGACCGCGTCCTCCGCGCTCGATAAAGCCGCGGCGCGCGGCATCATCCATAAGAACAAAGCCGCGCGGCAGAAGTCGCGCATGGCGAAGAAAACGACAAAGAAAGCCTGA
- the priA gene encoding primosomal protein N': MTLRGLVEVVVDVPTGRLDGAFTYDAGDGVELGARVRVPLGNRAVDGWVVGPAAAGDVANDAVKALEGIDADAPTLDPSAIELAAWLRYRFVCTYREALLTAAPRSTNAAAHRRYVFVAAPHAEDGFATTLARAAGESPFTLVTAARALKRARLKTTLAALRRELGRLIASNVLERREALQRGAPRTSRVPSRVVIADASLAKGPAQRRLADALLASDGSLPAADARRRAAVTADTIKRAERSGMVRIEAFQARDRAVVTAITGGFASTAGQADAIERIDAAARAGTAVALLHGVTGSGKTHIYAQLVDRVRARGGRSIVLVPEISLTPQTAARFSAAFGDRVGVLHSGLSAAERNRVWQAAADGALDVVVGARSAVFAPLPDVRLIVVDEEQEPSYKQDVAPRYDAQAVARRRMLVAGGTVVFGSATPSLEIYNEALEGSILHVRLAERATSAPLPPVEIVDMTAERGERARRPLGPTLVAAVDAALRRGEKALLFVNRRGYAGLLLCRACGFAPRCRRCAISLVVHSADGSLRCHVCGAAYRVPEDCPKCLAHELRPFGYGTQRVEEEVRALFPAARVVRMDADTTGTRGAHGRLLHSFGDDGDILIGTQMIAKGLDFPTVTVVGVISADVDLHRPDFRAAERTFALLTQVAGRAGRVSPGSSVIVQTYSPEHYAVTHAARHDYDAFAKQELALRRELSYPPFGRLAYIGVAGVDAAAAEKAAAHLAGALVSDFPGVQVLGPAPDPLPKARGEYRLRIALKSASEERLLDAAHAAHDARPQGDVRVTVTVDPR, encoded by the coding sequence GTGACACTTCGGGGCCTTGTCGAGGTGGTCGTCGACGTCCCCACCGGACGCCTTGACGGCGCATTTACGTACGATGCCGGCGACGGCGTCGAGCTCGGCGCACGCGTCCGCGTGCCGCTCGGAAACCGCGCGGTCGACGGCTGGGTCGTCGGACCCGCGGCGGCCGGCGACGTTGCGAACGACGCCGTCAAGGCGTTGGAGGGAATCGACGCCGACGCGCCCACGCTCGACCCCTCGGCGATCGAGCTCGCTGCGTGGTTGCGATACCGATTCGTATGCACGTATCGCGAAGCGCTGTTGACCGCCGCGCCGCGCTCGACGAACGCCGCCGCTCACCGCCGGTACGTCTTCGTGGCGGCGCCTCACGCCGAAGACGGGTTCGCGACGACGCTCGCTCGCGCCGCCGGCGAATCGCCGTTCACCCTTGTGACGGCGGCCCGCGCGCTCAAACGCGCACGGCTGAAGACCACGCTCGCGGCCCTGCGGCGCGAACTCGGCCGCTTGATCGCTTCGAATGTCTTGGAGCGCCGCGAGGCACTGCAACGCGGCGCGCCACGGACCTCGCGCGTCCCGTCGCGGGTTGTGATCGCGGATGCGTCGCTGGCAAAAGGGCCCGCGCAGCGCAGACTAGCCGACGCCCTGCTCGCATCGGACGGATCGCTGCCGGCCGCGGACGCAAGGCGACGTGCGGCCGTCACGGCCGACACGATCAAGCGCGCCGAACGTTCGGGCATGGTCCGCATCGAAGCGTTTCAAGCGCGCGATCGGGCGGTCGTCACCGCGATCACCGGCGGGTTTGCGAGCACGGCCGGACAAGCCGATGCGATCGAACGAATCGACGCCGCTGCGCGCGCCGGCACTGCCGTCGCGTTGCTCCACGGCGTGACCGGTTCGGGAAAAACGCATATCTACGCGCAGCTCGTCGATCGCGTGCGGGCGCGCGGCGGGCGCTCCATAGTCCTCGTGCCGGAGATCTCACTGACGCCGCAGACCGCGGCGCGTTTTTCCGCCGCATTCGGGGACCGGGTCGGCGTGTTGCACAGCGGCTTGTCTGCAGCCGAACGCAATCGCGTCTGGCAGGCCGCCGCGGACGGTGCGCTCGACGTCGTCGTCGGCGCGCGGTCGGCGGTGTTCGCGCCGCTGCCCGACGTGCGGCTCATCGTTGTGGACGAAGAACAAGAGCCATCGTACAAGCAGGATGTCGCGCCGCGTTACGACGCGCAAGCCGTCGCGCGCAGGCGCATGCTCGTGGCCGGCGGCACGGTGGTGTTCGGCAGCGCCACGCCAAGCTTAGAGATCTACAACGAGGCGCTTGAGGGTTCCATCTTGCACGTGAGGCTTGCGGAGCGCGCGACAAGCGCACCGCTGCCTCCGGTTGAGATTGTGGACATGACGGCCGAACGCGGCGAGCGCGCGCGGCGGCCGCTCGGACCGACGTTGGTCGCCGCCGTGGACGCGGCATTGCGCCGCGGCGAGAAGGCGCTTCTATTCGTAAACCGGCGCGGCTACGCCGGTTTGCTGCTCTGCCGCGCGTGCGGTTTCGCGCCCCGTTGCAGACGCTGCGCGATCTCCCTGGTCGTGCACAGCGCCGACGGATCCTTGCGCTGCCACGTGTGCGGCGCCGCCTATCGGGTTCCAGAAGATTGCCCGAAATGTCTTGCTCACGAATTGCGGCCGTTCGGTTACGGCACACAGCGGGTAGAGGAAGAAGTGCGGGCGCTTTTTCCGGCTGCACGCGTCGTGCGTATGGACGCCGACACGACAGGCACGCGCGGCGCGCACGGCCGATTGCTGCATTCGTTTGGCGATGACGGCGATATCCTCATCGGCACGCAGATGATCGCGAAGGGTTTGGATTTTCCGACGGTGACCGTGGTAGGAGTGATCTCGGCCGATGTCGATCTTCATCGCCCGGATTTCCGCGCGGCCGAGCGCACATTTGCGTTGTTGACGCAGGTAGCCGGCCGGGCCGGCCGGGTGTCGCCCGGCAGCAGCGTGATCGTGCAGACGTATTCTCCCGAACACTACGCGGTGACGCACGCGGCTCGTCACGACTACGACGCGTTCGCGAAACAAGAACTAGCGCTGCGGCGCGAGCTCTCGTATCCGCCGTTCGGCAGGCTCGCGTATATCGGCGTCGCCGGTGTCGATGCGGCGGCGGCTGAGAAAGCGGCCGCACATCTCGCCGGTGCGCTCGTTTCGGATTTTCCCGGCGTCCAAGTATTGGGGCCGGCGCCCGATCCGCTGCCGAAGGCCCGCGGCGAATACCGTCTGCGGATCGCGCTGAAGTCGGCGAGCGAGGAGCGACTGTTGGATGCGGCGCACGCGGCACACGATGCGCGGCCGCAAGGCGACGTGCGCGTAACCGTGACCGTCGACCCGCGCTGA